In Streptosporangium album, the following are encoded in one genomic region:
- the uvrB gene encoding excinuclease ABC subunit UvrB, which produces MRPVTDLQRKVAPFEVVTDMIPSGDQPAAIAELERRVKAGDADNVLLGATGTGKTATVAWLIERLQRPTLVIQPNKTLAAQFANELREMMPNNAVEYFVSYYDYYQPEAYVPQSDTYIEKDSSVNDEVERLRHSATNSLLTRRDTIVVASVSCIYGLGTPQEYVDRMTRLKVGQEIERDRLLRRLVDMQYTRNDLAFTRGTFRVRGDTIEIIPKYEELAVRIEMFGDEIEKLSTMHPLTGEVITEDNELYIFPASHYVAGTERMEKAVRGIEAELAQTLETMERQGKLLEAQRLRMRTTYDLEMMRQIGTCSGIENYSRHMDDREPGSAPNTLLDYFPEDFLLVLDESHQTVPQIGAMYEGDASRKRTLVEHGFRLPSAMDNRPLKWEEFLERIGQTVYLSATPGTYELGRSKGDVVEQVIRPTGLVDPEVIVKPTKSQIDDLVHEIRTRTEKDERVLVTTLTKKMSEDLTDYLLELGIRVRYLHSEVDTLRRIELLRELRMGEFDVLVGINLLREGLDLPEVSLVAILDADKEGFLRSETSLIQTIGRAARNVSGQVHMYADRVTASMERAIEETNRRRAKQTAYNEANGIDPQPLRKKIADILDSLNREDADTAQLLGGSGRQQSRGKAPVPGFAVKQVGQHAKAIAGEMPRAQLEALVESLTDQMHQAATDLQFEVAARLRDEIKELKREVRDMREAGVS; this is translated from the coding sequence GTGAGGCCGGTAACTGATTTGCAGCGCAAGGTGGCCCCCTTCGAGGTCGTCACCGACATGATCCCTTCGGGCGACCAGCCCGCCGCGATCGCCGAGCTCGAGCGGCGTGTGAAGGCGGGTGACGCGGACAACGTCCTGCTGGGCGCCACGGGCACGGGCAAGACCGCCACGGTCGCCTGGCTGATCGAGCGATTGCAGCGACCGACCCTGGTCATCCAGCCCAACAAGACGCTCGCCGCGCAGTTCGCCAACGAGCTGCGCGAGATGATGCCCAACAACGCGGTCGAATACTTCGTCTCCTACTACGACTACTACCAGCCCGAGGCGTACGTCCCGCAGAGCGACACCTACATCGAGAAGGACTCGTCGGTCAACGACGAGGTCGAGCGGCTGCGCCACTCGGCGACCAACTCGCTGCTGACCCGCCGCGACACGATCGTGGTGGCGTCGGTGTCGTGCATCTACGGCCTGGGCACCCCCCAGGAATACGTCGACCGCATGACCCGGCTCAAGGTCGGCCAGGAGATCGAGCGCGACAGACTGCTGCGCCGGCTGGTCGACATGCAGTACACCCGCAACGACCTGGCCTTCACCCGGGGCACCTTCCGGGTGCGCGGCGACACGATCGAGATCATTCCCAAGTACGAAGAGCTCGCCGTGCGCATCGAGATGTTCGGCGACGAGATCGAGAAGCTCTCCACCATGCACCCGCTGACCGGCGAGGTGATCACGGAGGACAACGAGCTCTACATCTTCCCCGCCTCCCACTACGTCGCGGGCACCGAGCGGATGGAGAAGGCCGTCCGGGGCATCGAGGCCGAGCTGGCCCAGACCCTGGAGACGATGGAGCGGCAGGGCAAGCTCCTGGAGGCCCAGCGGCTGAGGATGCGCACCACCTACGACCTGGAGATGATGCGCCAGATCGGCACCTGTTCCGGCATCGAGAACTACTCGCGCCACATGGACGACCGCGAGCCGGGCAGCGCGCCCAACACCCTGCTCGACTACTTCCCCGAGGACTTCCTGCTCGTCCTGGACGAGTCGCACCAGACCGTGCCGCAGATCGGCGCGATGTACGAAGGCGACGCCTCCCGCAAGCGCACGCTCGTCGAGCACGGCTTCCGCCTGCCGTCGGCGATGGACAACCGCCCGCTCAAGTGGGAGGAGTTCCTGGAGCGGATCGGCCAGACCGTCTACCTGTCGGCCACCCCGGGCACCTACGAGCTGGGCCGTTCCAAGGGCGACGTGGTGGAGCAGGTCATCCGGCCGACCGGCCTGGTCGACCCCGAGGTGATCGTCAAGCCCACGAAGTCCCAGATCGACGACCTGGTCCACGAGATCAGGACCCGGACCGAGAAGGACGAGCGGGTCCTGGTCACCACGTTGACCAAGAAGATGTCCGAGGACCTCACCGACTACCTCCTGGAGCTCGGCATCCGGGTCCGCTACCTGCACAGCGAGGTCGACACCCTGCGCCGCATCGAGCTTCTCCGGGAGCTGCGGATGGGCGAGTTCGACGTCCTGGTCGGCATCAACCTGCTCCGCGAGGGCCTGGACCTGCCCGAGGTCTCGCTGGTGGCCATCCTCGACGCCGACAAGGAGGGCTTCCTGCGCTCGGAGACCTCGCTGATCCAGACCATCGGCCGCGCGGCCCGCAACGTCTCCGGTCAGGTGCACATGTACGCCGACCGGGTCACCGCCTCCATGGAGCGGGCGATCGAGGAGACCAACCGGCGCCGTGCCAAGCAGACGGCCTACAACGAGGCCAACGGCATCGACCCGCAGCCGCTTCGCAAGAAGATCGCCGACATCCTCGACTCGCTCAACCGCGAGGACGCCGACACCGCCCAGCTCCTCGGCGGCAGCGGCCGCCAGCAGTCGCGCGGCAAAGCCCCGGTCCCCGGCTTCGCGGTCAAGCAGGTCGGCCAGCATGCCAAGGCGATCGCGGGGGAGATGCCCCGTGCACAGCTGGAGGCGCTGGTCGAGTCGCTCACCGACCAGATGCACCAGGCGGCCACCGACCTGCAGTTCGAGGTGGCCGCCCGGCTCCGCGACGAGATCAAGGAGCTCAAGCGCGAGGTCCGCGACATGCGCGAGGCCGGAGTCTCCTGA
- a CDS encoding serine protein kinase RIO, giving the protein MPKHPEHRRRGKHALDDDDVEWLANAPDDLDGPPSGDRWSTWDLSTPTERGPRPHPEWLVTELAAVDTELGILKTGKEADVHLISRGVPDTDRTCLLAAKRYRSAENRLFHRDAGYLEGRGERDSRISRAMAGRSRFGKQMIAGQWAGAEFAALCRLWSLGVPVPYPVQIVGTEILEEFVGTPDGFAAPRLAAVSEGLAELWEQLVDATVILAREGLAHGDLSPYNILVHEGRLVIIDLPQIVDVVAHPVGADFLDRDARNVATWFAARGVAAADADSLAALLRAEARLS; this is encoded by the coding sequence GTGCCGAAGCATCCCGAACACCGCCGCCGTGGTAAGCACGCGCTCGATGACGACGACGTCGAATGGCTTGCCAACGCCCCCGATGATCTCGACGGGCCGCCGTCCGGCGACCGCTGGTCCACCTGGGACCTGAGCACCCCGACCGAGCGCGGCCCCCGGCCGCATCCCGAGTGGCTCGTCACCGAACTGGCCGCCGTCGACACCGAACTCGGCATCCTGAAGACCGGCAAGGAAGCCGACGTCCATCTCATCTCGCGAGGCGTCCCGGACACCGACCGGACCTGCCTGCTGGCCGCCAAGCGTTACCGCTCGGCCGAGAACCGTCTCTTCCACCGCGACGCCGGGTATCTCGAGGGGCGCGGCGAACGGGACAGCCGGATCAGCCGGGCGATGGCCGGCCGATCCCGGTTCGGCAAGCAGATGATCGCCGGGCAGTGGGCCGGCGCCGAGTTCGCCGCGCTGTGCCGCCTCTGGTCACTGGGGGTGCCTGTGCCGTACCCGGTGCAGATCGTCGGCACCGAGATCCTGGAGGAGTTCGTCGGCACTCCCGACGGCTTCGCCGCGCCCCGCCTGGCCGCCGTCTCCGAGGGGCTGGCAGAGCTGTGGGAGCAGCTCGTGGACGCCACGGTGATCCTGGCCCGCGAGGGCCTGGCCCATGGGGACCTGTCGCCCTACAACATCCTCGTCCACGAGGGCCGGCTGGTCATCATCGACCTGCCGCAGATCGTGGACGTGGTGGCCCACCCCGTCGGCGCGGATTTCCTCGACCGTGACGCGCGCAACGTCGCCACCTGGTTCGCCGCGCGCGGCGTGGCCGCGGCCGACGCCGACTCGCTGGCCGCGCTTCTGCGGGCCGAGGCCCGGCTGTCCTGA
- a CDS encoding DUF4126 domain-containing protein, with translation MLAALTGLGLSTAAGLNAYIPLLVVGLIANLTDRIRLPQEFAWLSNGWVLGIIGVLLLAEIVLDKVPVVDSVNDMIQTVVRPASGGVVFSATEAAARLDGSTWMSHSPWLSWVLGIGIALAVHVMKTTARPVVNVSTAGVGAPVISTVEDAGALGMSLAAIFLPVLVVVGVAVLALLAWWAIRKVRRRRALRRSPA, from the coding sequence ATGCTCGCGGCACTGACAGGCCTGGGACTCTCCACCGCGGCGGGGTTGAACGCCTACATCCCGCTGCTCGTGGTCGGCCTGATCGCCAACCTCACCGACCGGATACGGCTGCCCCAGGAGTTCGCCTGGCTGTCCAACGGCTGGGTGCTCGGGATCATCGGTGTGCTGCTGCTCGCCGAGATCGTGCTCGACAAGGTCCCGGTGGTCGACAGCGTCAACGACATGATCCAGACCGTGGTCCGCCCGGCCTCCGGCGGCGTGGTGTTCAGCGCCACCGAGGCGGCCGCCCGGCTCGACGGCTCGACCTGGATGAGCCACAGCCCCTGGCTGAGCTGGGTGCTGGGCATCGGGATCGCGCTGGCCGTGCACGTGATGAAGACGACCGCCAGGCCGGTGGTCAACGTCTCGACCGCGGGGGTCGGCGCGCCCGTCATCAGCACCGTGGAGGACGCCGGAGCGCTCGGCATGAGCCTGGCCGCGATCTTCCTGCCGGTCCTGGTCGTCGTCGGGGTGGCCGTGCTGGCGCTGCTCGCCTGGTGGGCGATCCGCAAGGTACGGCGCCGCCGCGCGCTCAGGCGGAGTCCGGCCTGA
- a CDS encoding NAD(P)H-dependent flavin oxidoreductase, producing MRTAICERFGVEFPLFAFSHCRDVVAAVTNAGGIGVLGAVAYSPQQLDAELNWIDARVGGRPYGVDVLVPGKIDASAADRSARLADFIPERHRDFVAYLFGKYGVSAPEPFTGTMPAHGDEMGRRVTAEGATGLIGVALKHPIALIASALGPPPPEMVDKARKAGVPVAALVGTVEHARRQVAAGADVIVAQGSEAGGHTGEISTMVLVPQVVDAVDVPVLAAGGIADGRQVAAALALGAEGVWCGSVWLTTEEAETVPPVKHKMLAATSADTVRSRSRTGKPARQLKSAWTEEWDGAQESPGPLQMPLQMLLAESAMARINRAAERGRPGAVELANYFVGQVVGQMNQVRPARQVVYGMIEEFAASVERLQRFTDDGHAPHP from the coding sequence ATGCGCACCGCGATCTGTGAGAGATTCGGCGTCGAGTTCCCTCTCTTCGCCTTCAGCCACTGCCGCGACGTGGTCGCCGCGGTGACCAACGCGGGCGGGATCGGCGTGCTCGGCGCCGTCGCCTACTCCCCCCAGCAGCTCGACGCGGAATTGAACTGGATCGACGCGCGGGTCGGCGGGCGGCCGTACGGCGTGGACGTCCTCGTCCCGGGCAAGATCGACGCGTCCGCGGCCGACCGGAGCGCCCGCCTCGCCGACTTCATCCCCGAACGGCACCGCGACTTCGTGGCCTACCTGTTCGGCAAGTACGGCGTGAGCGCGCCCGAGCCGTTCACCGGCACGATGCCGGCCCACGGCGACGAGATGGGCCGCCGGGTGACCGCCGAGGGCGCGACAGGTCTCATCGGCGTGGCGCTCAAGCATCCGATCGCCCTGATCGCCAGCGCGCTCGGGCCGCCGCCGCCGGAGATGGTGGACAAGGCGAGGAAGGCCGGGGTGCCGGTCGCCGCGCTGGTCGGCACCGTCGAGCATGCCCGGCGCCAGGTGGCGGCGGGGGCGGACGTGATCGTGGCACAGGGGTCGGAGGCGGGCGGGCACACCGGCGAGATCTCCACCATGGTGCTGGTCCCCCAGGTCGTGGACGCCGTGGACGTCCCGGTGCTGGCGGCGGGAGGCATCGCCGACGGCCGCCAGGTGGCGGCGGCGCTCGCGCTGGGGGCCGAGGGCGTGTGGTGCGGCTCGGTCTGGCTGACCACCGAGGAGGCCGAGACCGTCCCCCCGGTCAAGCACAAGATGCTCGCCGCCACCTCCGCGGACACGGTGCGGTCACGGTCGCGGACCGGCAAGCCCGCCCGGCAGCTGAAGTCCGCCTGGACCGAGGAGTGGGACGGGGCCCAGGAGAGTCCGGGCCCGCTGCAGATGCCGCTGCAGATGTTGCTCGCCGAGAGCGCGATGGCCCGGATCAACCGAGCGGCCGAGCGGGGCCGGCCGGGGGCGGTGGAGCTGGCCAACTACTTCGTCGGGCAGGTCGTCGGCCAGATGAACCAGGTCAGACCGGCCCGCCAGGTCGTCTACGGCATGATCGAGGAGTTCGCCGCCTCCGTGGAGCGCCTGCAGCGGTTCACCGACGACGGGCACGCCCCTCACCCGTGA
- a CDS encoding acyltransferase — MSIRGVIRRAVGGLIHRGWAAIRAAGAVSPANPAGYRFRRLGDGACLSFPVGAIFGEAWIEIGEHTLIGERVSISAGMGPGVDLGPVSIVRIGGSCSIGRGSHIVGHQSIDIGDHVFTGPYVYITDQNHVYDDPETPIGRQWPRNNPVVIGSGSWLGTGAIILPGTRIGRQCVVAGGAVVRGEFPDHSVIAGVPAKVVRRYVPGDGWLPPHLGGSRAEPVEQSEAVPPAGPVRHAGPAGTTGPAGAERVGAGPAGTG, encoded by the coding sequence ATGTCGATTCGTGGCGTGATACGGCGTGCCGTCGGCGGCCTCATCCATCGCGGCTGGGCCGCGATCCGAGCGGCCGGCGCGGTAAGCCCCGCCAACCCCGCCGGCTACCGCTTCCGCCGTCTCGGCGACGGCGCGTGCCTGTCCTTCCCCGTCGGCGCGATCTTCGGCGAGGCCTGGATCGAGATAGGCGAGCACACCCTGATCGGTGAGCGCGTCTCCATCTCCGCGGGCATGGGCCCGGGGGTGGACCTTGGCCCGGTCTCGATCGTGCGGATCGGCGGGAGCTGCTCGATCGGCCGGGGCAGCCACATCGTCGGCCACCAGTCGATCGACATCGGCGATCACGTGTTCACCGGCCCGTACGTCTACATCACCGACCAGAACCACGTCTACGACGATCCGGAGACGCCGATCGGCCGCCAGTGGCCCCGCAACAATCCGGTGGTCATCGGCTCGGGCTCCTGGCTGGGCACCGGCGCGATCATCCTGCCGGGCACCCGGATCGGCAGGCAGTGCGTGGTCGCGGGCGGAGCCGTGGTCCGCGGCGAGTTCCCCGACCACAGCGTGATCGCCGGTGTGCCCGCCAAGGTCGTCCGCCGCTACGTGCCCGGAGACGGATGGCTGCCGCCCCACCTCGGCGGCTCCCGTGCCGAGCCGGTCGAGCAGTCCGAGGCCGTCCCGCCGGCCGGGCCCGTACGGCACGCCGGGCCCGCGGGAACCACCGGACCGGCCGGAGCCGAGCGGGTCGGAGCCGGGCCGGCCGGCACCGGCTGA
- a CDS encoding CTP synthase, with amino-acid sequence MRSAAHTKHLFVTGGVASSLGKGLTASSLGRLLKLRGLRVTMQKLDPYLNVDPGTMNPFQHGEVFVTDDGAETDLDVGHYERFLDTELHGSANVTTGQVYSNVIAKERRGEYLGDTVQVIPHITNEIKDRIRSMAGPDVDVVITEVGGTVGDIESLPFLEAVRQVRHEVGRDNVFFLHVSLLPYIGPSGELKTKPTQHSVAALRSIGIQPDAIVLRSDRPVSTSIKRKISLMCDVDEDAVVSAVDAASIYDIPKVLHSEGLDAYVVRRLGLPFRDVVWKEWEQLLGRVHHPAKEVTIALVGKYIDLPDAYLSVTEALRAGGFANDARVNIRWVKSDDCETPEGAARELDGVDGVLVPGGFGVRGIEGKLGAIRHVRENRIPLLGICLGMQCMVIEAARNLAGIEDAGSTEFDPETTHPVISTMADQEDVVSGERDMGGTMRLGLYPAKLAEGSLARQLYGMAKVDERHRHRYEVNNSYRDELEKVGMVFSGLSPDGRLVEYAELPADIHPFFVGTQAHPEFRSRPTRAHPLFKGLVGAALTYADSRGTSAKAGRGK; translated from the coding sequence TTGCGCAGCGCCGCACACACCAAGCATCTGTTCGTCACCGGCGGCGTCGCCTCCAGTCTCGGTAAGGGACTGACGGCGTCGAGCCTCGGACGTCTTCTCAAACTGCGTGGCCTGCGAGTCACCATGCAGAAACTCGACCCTTACCTCAACGTCGACCCCGGAACGATGAACCCGTTCCAGCACGGTGAGGTCTTCGTCACGGACGACGGGGCGGAGACCGACCTCGACGTCGGCCACTACGAGCGCTTCCTCGACACCGAGCTGCACGGCTCGGCGAACGTGACCACCGGCCAGGTCTACTCCAATGTCATCGCCAAGGAGCGCCGCGGCGAGTATCTCGGTGACACCGTGCAGGTCATCCCGCACATCACCAACGAGATCAAGGACCGCATCCGCTCCATGGCCGGCCCCGACGTGGACGTGGTCATCACCGAGGTCGGCGGCACCGTCGGTGACATCGAGTCGCTGCCCTTCCTGGAGGCCGTCCGCCAGGTCCGCCACGAGGTCGGCCGCGACAACGTGTTCTTCCTGCACGTCTCGCTGCTGCCCTACATCGGCCCGAGCGGGGAGCTGAAGACCAAGCCGACGCAGCACTCGGTCGCCGCGCTGCGCAGCATCGGCATCCAGCCCGACGCGATCGTCCTGCGCTCCGACCGCCCGGTCAGCACCTCGATCAAGCGCAAGATCAGCCTCATGTGCGACGTCGACGAGGACGCCGTGGTCTCCGCGGTCGACGCGGCGAGCATCTACGACATCCCCAAGGTGCTGCACTCCGAGGGCCTGGACGCCTATGTCGTCCGCCGCCTCGGCCTGCCCTTCCGCGACGTCGTCTGGAAGGAATGGGAGCAGCTCCTCGGCCGGGTGCACCACCCGGCCAAGGAGGTCACGATCGCCCTCGTGGGCAAATACATCGACCTGCCCGACGCCTACCTGTCGGTCACCGAGGCGCTGCGCGCGGGCGGCTTCGCCAACGACGCCCGCGTCAACATCCGCTGGGTCAAGAGCGACGACTGCGAGACCCCCGAAGGAGCCGCCCGCGAGCTGGACGGCGTGGACGGCGTGCTCGTCCCCGGCGGCTTCGGCGTGCGCGGCATCGAGGGCAAGCTCGGCGCGATCCGGCATGTCCGGGAGAACCGGATCCCGCTGCTCGGCATCTGCCTGGGCATGCAGTGCATGGTCATCGAGGCCGCCCGCAACCTCGCCGGCATCGAGGACGCCGGCAGCACGGAGTTCGATCCCGAGACCACCCACCCCGTCATCTCCACCATGGCCGACCAGGAGGACGTCGTCTCCGGCGAGCGTGACATGGGCGGCACCATGCGGCTGGGCCTCTACCCCGCCAAACTCGCCGAGGGCTCCCTCGCGCGCCAGCTGTACGGCATGGCGAAGGTGGACGAGCGCCACCGCCACCGCTACGAGGTCAACAACTCCTACCGGGACGAGCTGGAGAAGGTCGGCATGGTCTTCTCCGGCCTGTCGCCCGACGGCCGCCTGGTGGAGTACGCCGAGCTGCCCGCCGACATCCACCCGTTCTTCGTCGGCACCCAGGCGCACCCGGAGTTCCGCTCCCGCCCGACCCGGGCGCACCCGCTGTTCAAGGGCCTGGTCGGCGCCGCTCTGACCTACGCCGACAGCCGGGGCACCTCCGCCAAGGCCGGTCGGGGCAAGTGA
- a CDS encoding NUDIX domain-containing protein gives MSTPEFEVRDIPEEWKVVSSAEHFSGHVITVVTDAVLMRDQEVVERDYVVHPGSVAVVALDDAGRVLMIRQYRHPVRRLLWELPAGLRDVEGEALQAGAARELAEEAGYRAETWHTLVDAFTSPGMTDERTRIFLARDLSPIPEGELDFVHRHEEVDMPVVWIPLSDAVRRALAGMIHNSQAVAGILAAYAASADGFASLRPAEAPEA, from the coding sequence GTGAGCACTCCCGAGTTCGAGGTCCGGGACATCCCGGAGGAGTGGAAGGTCGTCTCCTCCGCCGAGCATTTCAGCGGACACGTCATCACCGTGGTGACCGACGCGGTCCTCATGCGGGATCAGGAGGTCGTCGAGCGCGACTACGTGGTCCACCCCGGATCGGTGGCCGTCGTCGCGCTCGACGACGCCGGCCGGGTGCTGATGATCCGCCAGTACCGCCACCCGGTCCGGCGCCTGCTCTGGGAGCTGCCGGCGGGCCTGCGTGACGTCGAGGGCGAGGCGCTCCAGGCCGGAGCGGCCCGCGAGCTCGCCGAGGAGGCCGGTTACCGGGCGGAGACCTGGCACACCCTGGTCGACGCCTTCACCTCGCCGGGAATGACCGACGAGCGGACCCGCATCTTCCTCGCCAGAGACCTCAGCCCCATCCCCGAAGGGGAGCTGGACTTCGTCCACCGGCACGAGGAAGTCGACATGCCGGTGGTCTGGATCCCCCTGTCCGACGCGGTTCGGCGTGCCCTGGCGGGAATGATCCACAATTCCCAAGCCGTGGCCGGTATTCTCGCCGCATACGCCGCTTCGGCGGATGGTTTCGCCTCGTTGCGGCCCGCCGAAGCACCGGAGGCATGA
- a CDS encoding site-specific tyrosine recombinase XerD, with protein MSETEAVLSSYLTHLAVERGLAANTLASYRRDLLRYVDHLKSRGRVTFGEVAEADVTAFLTALREGDGEHQALVASSAARAVSAVRGLHRFALREGAAGHDPAHGVQPPRQLRRLPKAISVDDVERLIAASGPEGAPLTMRNRALLELLYGTGARISEAVGLAVDDVDLSPKAQQVRLRGKGGRTRLVPLGRFAREALGAYLTRARPGIAAHGRGTSGLFLNARGGRLTRQGAWEVLQAAAERGGLAGISPHILRHSFATHLLDGGVDVRVVQELLGHASVTTTQVYTLVAVDKLREACAVAQPRARH; from the coding sequence CTGAGCGAGACGGAGGCCGTCCTCTCCAGCTACCTCACCCATCTGGCGGTGGAGCGGGGTCTGGCCGCCAACACCCTGGCCTCCTACCGCCGTGACCTCCTGCGTTATGTGGATCATCTGAAGAGCCGTGGCCGTGTCACCTTCGGGGAGGTGGCCGAGGCCGACGTCACGGCCTTCCTGACCGCGCTCAGGGAGGGCGACGGGGAGCATCAGGCCCTCGTCGCCAGCTCGGCGGCGCGTGCCGTCTCCGCGGTACGTGGCCTGCACCGCTTCGCGCTGCGCGAGGGGGCCGCAGGCCACGACCCGGCCCACGGCGTACAGCCGCCGCGGCAGCTCCGGCGCCTGCCCAAGGCGATCAGCGTGGACGATGTGGAGCGGCTCATCGCCGCCTCCGGCCCCGAGGGGGCGCCCCTCACGATGCGCAACCGGGCGCTGCTGGAGCTGCTGTACGGCACGGGCGCGCGCATCTCCGAGGCCGTGGGCCTCGCGGTGGACGACGTCGACCTGAGCCCGAAGGCCCAGCAGGTGCGCCTGCGCGGCAAGGGCGGACGCACCCGCCTGGTGCCCCTGGGCCGCTTCGCGAGGGAGGCGCTGGGAGCCTATCTCACCCGGGCGCGTCCCGGCATCGCCGCCCACGGCCGGGGCACCTCGGGGCTGTTCCTCAACGCCAGAGGCGGGCGGCTCACCCGTCAGGGAGCCTGGGAGGTCCTCCAGGCCGCCGCCGAGCGCGGAGGGCTGGCAGGAATCTCACCCCATATCTTGCGACATTCCTTCGCAACACACCTCCTCGACGGGGGTGTGGACGTTAGGGTGGTTCAGGAATTGCTCGGCCACGCCTCGGTGACCACCACGCAGGTATACACCCTGGTCGCGGTCGACAAGCTCCGCGAGGCCTGTGCCGTCGCGCAACCGCGCGCGCGGCATTGA
- a CDS encoding ParA family protein, with translation MTVTTDGSVRGTTPGNPENPWGDTKTAGTPRAGGVLGPTGRPRPVFPDPPPRTVHGPARVVAMVNQKGGVGKTTTTINLGAALAEAGLKVLLVDFDPQGALSVGLGINPHQLDLTVYNLLMERQITARDVLMETGVDGMDLLPSNIDLSAAEVQLVTEVAREQVLGRVIKPLLPEYDVCLIDCQPSLGLLTINALACAHGVMVPLECEFFALRGVALLMDTIIKVQQRINEDLVIEGLLATMYDARTLHGREVLARVVEAFDEKVYHTVINRTVRFPDATVAGEPITSFDSSSLGASAYRELAREVLTRWAALEQ, from the coding sequence GTGACTGTGACCACCGACGGTTCTGTCCGGGGAACGACCCCTGGAAACCCCGAGAATCCCTGGGGGGACACCAAGACCGCCGGGACCCCTCGCGCTGGGGGAGTCCTCGGCCCGACCGGGCGACCCCGCCCGGTCTTTCCCGACCCGCCTCCTCGTACGGTGCACGGACCGGCGCGTGTCGTGGCCATGGTCAACCAGAAGGGCGGCGTCGGCAAGACGACCACCACCATCAACCTGGGCGCGGCGCTGGCCGAGGCCGGGCTCAAGGTGCTGCTGGTCGACTTCGACCCGCAGGGTGCCCTCTCTGTCGGCCTCGGGATCAACCCCCACCAGCTCGATCTGACGGTCTACAACCTCCTCATGGAGCGGCAGATCACCGCCAGGGACGTGCTGATGGAGACCGGCGTCGACGGCATGGACCTGCTGCCCAGCAACATCGACCTGTCCGCGGCCGAAGTCCAGCTCGTCACGGAGGTCGCCCGCGAGCAGGTGCTCGGCCGGGTGATCAAGCCCCTCCTGCCCGAGTACGACGTGTGCCTGATCGACTGCCAGCCCTCCCTGGGCCTGCTCACGATCAACGCGCTGGCCTGCGCGCACGGCGTCATGGTGCCGTTGGAGTGTGAGTTCTTCGCCCTGCGTGGAGTCGCGCTGCTCATGGACACCATCATCAAGGTCCAGCAGCGCATCAACGAGGACCTGGTCATCGAGGGCCTGCTCGCCACCATGTACGACGCGCGGACCCTGCACGGCCGCGAGGTGCTGGCCCGGGTGGTCGAGGCGTTCGACGAGAAGGTGTACCACACGGTGATCAACCGGACGGTCCGCTTCCCCGACGCCACCGTGGCCGGTGAGCCCATCACCAGCTTCGACTCCTCCTCCCTCGGTGCCAGCGCCTACCGCGAGCTGGCCCGCGAAGTCCTCACCCGGTGGGCCGCGCTGGAGCAGTGA
- a CDS encoding segregation and condensation protein A produces the protein MTEQPETADDTFRVHLEVFEGPFDLLLGLISKHKLDITEVSLSQVTDEFISYIRARGPEWDLELTSHFLLVAATLLDLKAARLLPSGEIDDEEDLALLEARDLLFARLLQYRAYKEVAKVFSGRMAEEALRFPRTVSMEAPFADLLPELILGIGPDRLAQLAQRAFAPKTPPSVSVAHIYQPLANVRDQAVILVERLRRVRRATFRALTSDCAGTFEVVARFLAVLELYREAAVSFDQVEPLGELHVTWTGSDDGDVAVADDYDESTKREPAHD, from the coding sequence ATGACCGAGCAGCCAGAGACGGCCGACGACACCTTCAGGGTGCACCTGGAGGTCTTCGAGGGCCCCTTCGACCTGCTGCTCGGTCTGATCTCCAAGCACAAGCTCGATATCACCGAGGTCTCACTCAGCCAGGTCACCGACGAGTTCATCTCCTACATCCGCGCTCGCGGCCCTGAGTGGGACCTGGAGCTGACGAGTCACTTCCTGCTCGTCGCGGCCACCCTGCTCGACCTCAAGGCGGCCAGGCTGCTGCCCTCGGGTGAGATCGACGATGAGGAGGATCTCGCCCTCCTGGAGGCGCGCGACCTGCTGTTCGCCCGCCTTCTGCAGTACCGGGCCTACAAGGAGGTCGCGAAGGTCTTCTCCGGCAGGATGGCGGAGGAGGCGCTGCGCTTCCCCCGGACCGTGTCGATGGAGGCACCGTTCGCCGATCTCCTTCCCGAGCTGATCCTGGGCATCGGCCCCGACCGCCTCGCCCAGCTCGCCCAGCGGGCATTCGCGCCCAAGACCCCTCCGTCCGTCTCCGTCGCCCACATCTACCAACCGCTCGCCAATGTCAGGGACCAGGCGGTTATCCTTGTGGAGCGGCTGCGACGGGTGCGCCGGGCGACCTTCCGAGCCCTCACCTCCGACTGCGCCGGCACCTTCGAGGTCGTCGCGCGTTTCCTGGCCGTCCTGGAGCTCTACCGGGAGGCGGCCGTCTCCTTCGACCAGGTGGAGCCTCTCGGAGAACTGCATGTGACCTGGACCGGCAGTGACGACGGAGACGTCGCCGTGGCCGACGACTACGACGAGAGCACCAAGAGAGAGCCTGCTCATGACTGA